The genomic region GGCAGCCCCCGGCCGGGTATCATTCGGCACGTAGCGTTTCAGGGCCCGCGCGACGCCGTTTTTCCAGGTGTTGATATGGTCGTCGTACAGGCTCAGGTTGTTCACCAGTTCGACCACATCGCCCAGCGGCATGCCGTGGCGCAGAATGCCCGACAGCAGCTTGGCGTAGTTCCAGAACTCCTTGTTGAACGAACGGGAAAGCCCCTCGATGGTGATTCGGTAGCCATCGCGGTCGAGATACTGGAAGTCATAGCGGGATGCGCCGTCGTGGCTCTTGTTTTTGATGACCCAGCCCCGCTCCACCCAGAGCGGCAGGTTGAAAGCGTCTTCCATTTTGCCGGTAAAAACCTCGTAGGGCTTGCCGTCGATGAGGCCGATCACGGCCAGCCATTTTTCGTAGTCGTTATTGAACCGAATCACCTCCGCTTCCAGCTTTTTGGGCCGTTTCGGGGCCGAGGTTTCCTGAATCGCCACCACCGGCTTTGGTTTCGGTTCTTCTTTCTTCTCTTTCTCGCTTTCCGCCGCCACCAGCACGCCACTGCGCGACCCGTCGCGGTAGACCGTAATACCTTTCAGGCCTTGTTTCCACGATTCGACGTAGATTTCGCCCACTTTCTCCACCGGCACATCGTTGGGCAGGTTAATGGTCGAGCTGATCGAGTGCGTGGTGTATTTCTGCACGAGCGCCTGAATCTCCACGCGCCGAATCCAGTCGATTTCGGGAGCCGTGGCTCCGAAGTACGGGCTTTCTTCCTGCTTCGTCCTGCCCGTCTGGTCCATCCAGACCTTCAGTTTAGGATGGTAAACGTCGAATTCTTCCCAGGCATCGCCCATATCGTCCACAAAAGTCGCTTTGGACTTATCCGCCCGGGCGTTCAGCTTGCGTCGGCGGCGATACGAAAGCAGAAAGACCGGCTCCAGGCCCGACGAGGTCTGCGCCAGCAGGCTGAGCGTGCCCGTCGGGGCGACGGTACTCAGCGAAATGTTACGGCGGCCGTGCTTCATCATCCGTTCGTACACCGCCGGAACCTCTTTCTGCATCATCTGCACAAACTCCGACGTATTTTCGATCTCGGGATTAAATCCGGCAAACGACCCGCGCGTGACGGCCATGTCCACCGAGCTGTCGAACTCGCCCTGCAATTTGGTCCGCATGATTTCCTCGATGACGGGCAGCGCCTTGTCGCCGTCGAATTTCAGGCCCAGCGCCGCCAGCGCATCGGCCAGCGCCGTGAAGCCCAGGCCCGTGCGGCGGCCGCGTTTGCCGGTTTCGTACAGCAGTTTCCAGGTATTGATTTCCACCTGCTTGATTTCGTCCGGCTCCGGGTCGGCTTCCACCTTGGCCAGAATGCGTTCGATGGCTTCCAGTTCGAGGTCTACCAGATCGTCCATAAGCCGCTGTGATTCGTAGGTGATGCGGTAGAGCTTGTCGAAATTGAATTTTGCTTTCGGGGTAAACGGGTTGTCAATAAAGCTGTAGAGGTTGATCGCAATCAGGCGGCAGCTGTCTCCGCCCTGCATCGCGATTTCCGAACACGGATTGGTTGAGCTGTTGCGGAATTCGGGGTAAACAGAGGAAGTTGAGTAGTGATGCTGGCGATCCCAGAAAATCAGACCCGGCTCGGCCGTGTTATGGGCGCAGCGGATAATGGTCTGCCACAGTTCACGCGCTTTGACGGTTTTTGTGCTTTTCGGCTCCGGGCTGTCGATGGGCCAGCGGTGGGTGTAATCCGTATCCTCCACGACGGCCTTCATGAATTCGTCGGACAGGCGGACGGAGATGTTCGCGCCGGTCACTTTCTTCAAATCCTGCTTGATGGTGATAAAATCCTCAACGTCCGGATGGGCAATGTCCATCGTGAGCATCAGGGCGCCCCGGCGGCCGTTCTGCGCCACTTCGCGGGTGGTGTTGGAGAAGCGCTCCATAAACGAAACGGCCCCCGTGGTGGTGCCCGCCGCGTTGGAAACGGCCATGTTTTTGGGCCGCAGGTTCGACATATCGACGCCCACGCCGCAGCGCCTTTTGAAGAGCTGCGCCATCTGCTGGTCGGTCAGGAAAATACCGCCGTAGGAGTCGTAGGTAGGCGGAATGACCACGCAGTTGGACAGCGAAGCAATCATCGTCGGGTTGCCGAGCGCCGCCATGACGCTGCCCTGTGGAATAACGTACTTAAACTTCTGAAACAGTTCGTAGATC from Tellurirhabdus rosea harbors:
- a CDS encoding adenosylcobalamin-dependent ribonucleoside-diphosphate reductase codes for the protein METIAPPATESFAYPDVLEACLEYFSGDELAATTWMHKYAIRNQDGTFQERTPEDMHRRMAREFARIEDRYNDEAKADKTLSAYGQVREKLDEDAIYELFQKFKYVIPQGSVMAALGNPTMIASLSNCVVIPPTYDSYGGIFLTDQQMAQLFKRRCGVGVDMSNLRPKNMAVSNAAGTTTGAVSFMERFSNTTREVAQNGRRGALMLTMDIAHPDVEDFITIKQDLKKVTGANISVRLSDEFMKAVVEDTDYTHRWPIDSPEPKSTKTVKARELWQTIIRCAHNTAEPGLIFWDRQHHYSTSSVYPEFRNSSTNPCSEIAMQGGDSCRLIAINLYSFIDNPFTPKAKFNFDKLYRITYESQRLMDDLVDLELEAIERILAKVEADPEPDEIKQVEINTWKLLYETGKRGRRTGLGFTALADALAALGLKFDGDKALPVIEEIMRTKLQGEFDSSVDMAVTRGSFAGFNPEIENTSEFVQMMQKEVPAVYERMMKHGRRNISLSTVAPTGTLSLLAQTSSGLEPVFLLSYRRRRKLNARADKSKATFVDDMGDAWEEFDVYHPKLKVWMDQTGRTKQEESPYFGATAPEIDWIRRVEIQALVQKYTTHSISSTINLPNDVPVEKVGEIYVESWKQGLKGITVYRDGSRSGVLVAAESEKEKKEEPKPKPVVAIQETSAPKRPKKLEAEVIRFNNDYEKWLAVIGLIDGKPYEVFTGKMEDAFNLPLWVERGWVIKNKSHDGASRYDFQYLDRDGYRITIEGLSRSFNKEFWNYAKLLSGILRHGMPLGDVVELVNNLSLYDDHINTWKNGVARALKRYVPNDTRPGAASRRCPECSDPDGLIYEEGCLKCKNCGYSKCG